The Metallosphaera hakonensis JCM 8857 = DSM 7519 genome includes the window TTAGTAGGGGTTACTGTTGTTGCCGGAAACGTGAAATTTGAGAACCAGGTTAGAAACGCGCTATTTACTTTGGAATATATAGGTAGAGCTGACATTCCAGTTTATTTGGGTCAGGATAGACCAATACTAAACAGATGGAGAACTGTAGAAGAGGTTCACGGGATCAATGGGATGGGCGGTTGGGTGTTTCCAGATCCAAATAAGAGACCGGAAAAGGAAAGCGCAGTTGACGCGATTATTAGAATGTCTAAGGAATACTCTGGCGACCTAGAGATCTTGGCAGTGTCTCCTTTAACTAATCTAGCGTTGGCGTATCTCAGAGATCCTTCTATCGTCAAAAGGATAAGAAAGGTCTGGATAATGGGTGGAGCCTTTACAAAAGGTAATACGACTCCAATAGCGGAATTTAATTTCTGGGTCGATCCTGAAGCAACAAAGATCGTCCTAGAGTCAGGGATGGACATAACCATAGTTCCTTGGGAAACGACTGAGAAATATGGTACATTGGACCAAAACTTCTGGGAAACCGTGAAGGGTTTAGGAACTAAACTGTCTCAGTTCTTCGTTAACGCAAATAGAACACTCTTAGATTTCTCTTTGTCACAAGGAAATTCTGGGAGTGTACATCCAGACTCGCTCACTGTCTACCTGGCTTACGATCAAAGCGCAATTTTACGTAAGGAAAGAAGAAGGGTTGACATTGAACTGTGCTCTGAATCTAGAGGAGCAATGTTGGTGGACTGGTATAAATCTGGGAACGAGAACGCTGACTTGGTCCTAGAGGCAGATTCTAGAAAATTTAGGGATCAAGTAACTTCTATCCTTTCCTCATTTTAGAACATTCAGCATAAACTATAACACTAAGGTTTCTTGGCTCTATCCCTTTCTCCATTAAGTTCTTCTCTAGCGTCGAGAGATCCAGATCCACGTCTACAATATCTCCTATATCCTCGCAATAGACGTTGACGTGCGGTTCCATTCTCATTTCGTACCAAGTTTTGCCTCCGGCCTCAAATGATCTGATAATTCCTGC containing:
- a CDS encoding nucleoside hydrolase; the encoded protein is MSRKVIIDSDTASDDTLAILLASRFFDLVGVTVVAGNVKFENQVRNALFTLEYIGRADIPVYLGQDRPILNRWRTVEEVHGINGMGGWVFPDPNKRPEKESAVDAIIRMSKEYSGDLEILAVSPLTNLALAYLRDPSIVKRIRKVWIMGGAFTKGNTTPIAEFNFWVDPEATKIVLESGMDITIVPWETTEKYGTLDQNFWETVKGLGTKLSQFFVNANRTLLDFSLSQGNSGSVHPDSLTVYLAYDQSAILRKERRRVDIELCSESRGAMLVDWYKSGNENADLVLEADSRKFRDQVTSILSSF
- a CDS encoding Fur family transcriptional regulator translates to MEIDIAEALRKKGLKVTPQRIAVIKTMIKGGHFSGEQIYSELKKTEPSISLSTVYNALETLKDAGIIRSFEAGGKTWYEMRMEPHVNVYCEDIGDIVDVDLDLSTLEKNLMEKGIEPRNLSVIVYAECSKMRKG